A stretch of [Clostridium] innocuum DNA encodes these proteins:
- a CDS encoding stage IV sporulation protein FB yields the protein MHFHKLRIRISLLWLPYLLMLPYLPVARLIGWIFIMLTIHEMAHMLCAILFHYPIERINIYPFGLAATITHIGHGSLVKEILIISAGPLMHVLFPSLFQFCVAKGILSPSFASYLHTINASILLFNLLPIYPLDGGRLMQTFFHCFLRFRTAEYATLICSLISITAVFYFHLLQGVSAVIVLIFLILQIFLSWRSLPLTQLQFFHYRRLHPVAYDPILNESFDLYRGRRNIIKYGRGWIDEKDWLTQRFGSEKNSRRP from the coding sequence ATGCATTTTCATAAGCTGCGGATACGGATATCTCTGCTTTGGCTGCCGTATCTGCTGATGCTGCCGTATCTGCCTGTAGCCCGTCTGATCGGATGGATCTTTATCATGCTTACCATTCATGAGATGGCACATATGTTATGTGCCATTCTCTTTCATTACCCGATTGAACGAATCAATATATACCCCTTCGGACTGGCGGCAACCATAACGCATATTGGTCACGGCTCTTTGGTGAAGGAAATTCTCATTATTTCCGCAGGCCCGCTGATGCATGTTCTGTTTCCATCCCTGTTTCAATTCTGTGTGGCAAAGGGGATCCTGTCACCATCCTTTGCATCCTATCTGCATACGATCAATGCTTCCATTCTGCTGTTTAATCTGCTGCCGATCTATCCGCTGGACGGAGGACGGCTTATGCAGACTTTTTTTCACTGCTTTTTACGCTTTCGTACAGCGGAATATGCAACCCTTATTTGCTCCCTTATTTCCATCACAGCTGTTTTTTACTTTCATTTGCTGCAGGGAGTGAGTGCTGTCATCGTACTGATCTTTCTGATTCTGCAGATTTTCCTGTCCTGGCGCTCGCTTCCTCTGACACAGCTGCAGTTTTTTCATTATCGCAGGCTGCATCCGGTAGCTTATGATCCGATCCTGAATGAATCCTTCGATTTATACCGCGGTCGAAGGAATATCATAAAGTACGGCAGAGGCTGGATTGATGAGAAAGACTGGCTCACGCAGCGCTTCGGCAGCGAGAAAAACAGTAGGCGTCCGTAA
- a CDS encoding zinc ABC transporter solute-binding protein yields MKVKLFLVSVLALFLVSGCEEKNPSIATTVYPVQYLVERIGGDDVTVSNITENTMIQRAQIKSSFQDILKDSDALFYIGGLEPYMDLYVDDIRDTGVDMVDLATKSAIYKFERYTSTTIDGITAGTEGPYYEGEEFANLDTYDADPMLWMDPVAMTSMASDIRDYLVQKYPQYKDIFDENYDALELDLARLEADFQAIPDGKMNISFVSMTPSFGNWQKSYGIKVYPVTLSKYGALPTSDQLAAMKKRIKSDHVRYIAIEQNLSEDMEKLQQQLIDELALIPVNLNNLSSISSEDKKASKDYLTIMYDNLKALESIAS; encoded by the coding sequence ATGAAGGTAAAACTATTTCTTGTATCTGTTCTGGCGCTGTTTCTTGTCAGCGGCTGTGAAGAGAAAAATCCAAGCATTGCCACAACCGTATATCCTGTACAGTATCTGGTGGAAAGAATCGGCGGTGATGATGTAACCGTGAGCAATATAACAGAAAATACGATGATTCAGCGTGCGCAGATCAAATCCAGCTTTCAGGATATATTGAAGGACAGCGATGCCCTGTTTTATATCGGTGGTTTGGAGCCGTATATGGATTTGTATGTGGACGATATCCGGGATACCGGAGTGGATATGGTGGATCTTGCGACCAAAAGTGCAATTTATAAATTTGAACGCTATACCTCAACAACGATTGACGGCATTACGGCAGGAACGGAAGGCCCGTATTACGAAGGAGAGGAATTTGCCAATCTGGATACCTATGATGCAGACCCCATGCTTTGGATGGATCCGGTAGCGATGACCAGCATGGCGAGTGATATTCGTGACTATCTGGTACAGAAGTATCCGCAGTATAAGGACATTTTCGATGAGAACTACGATGCTCTGGAATTGGATCTGGCCCGGCTGGAGGCAGACTTTCAGGCTATCCCGGACGGCAAGATGAACATCAGCTTTGTTTCTATGACGCCATCCTTTGGAAACTGGCAGAAATCCTATGGTATTAAGGTATATCCGGTAACCTTGTCCAAATACGGAGCACTTCCGACAAGCGATCAGCTGGCAGCTATGAAAAAGCGTATTAAAAGCGATCATGTGCGATATATAGCAATTGAACAGAATCTGAGTGAGGATATGGAGAAGCTGCAGCAGCAGCTGATTGATGAGCTGGCACTGATACCTGTGAATTTGAACAATCTCTCCAGCATTTCAAGCGAAGATAAAAAGGCCAGCAAGGATTATCTGACAATTATGTACGATAACCTAAAAGCACTGGAATCGATAGCATCCTAA